The following proteins are encoded in a genomic region of Pseudomonas sp. Os17:
- a CDS encoding carbon-nitrogen hydrolase family protein, which yields MRKLLYLTLSLALLAVITRYALWTHDRPGAHYLSDLRIELAVDQGVPADHGNLLAIQPELFPTDYQSPERLHRKLAAYLQQARDKGLVNAKTIVVLPEHIGTWLMVSGEKNELYQAVSLKEAMNWLAVSNPLPFLKALISAKGSSRLADAHLRMKAKKMAKEYQVLFGGLAREFQVTLVAGSIILPEPSVSQGSLQIGSGALYNSSLVFGSDGLPIGQPQRQLYPTHAESGYVRGDAGQGVQVVDTPAGRLGVLIGSDSWYPDNYRQLNNQGAQLVAVPAFVMGRDGWERPWRGFKSITTPSEVSLKPEETSEGDAWHRLTLTARPPSSLASAGVSVFLRGQFWDQRSSGQSFINSHGQTFADQGTTGARLLNLWL from the coding sequence ATGCGCAAACTTCTTTACCTCACCTTGTCCCTGGCCCTGCTTGCCGTCATCACCCGTTATGCGCTCTGGACCCACGACCGTCCGGGGGCGCATTACCTGTCGGACCTGCGCATCGAGCTGGCAGTGGACCAAGGCGTACCTGCCGATCACGGCAACCTGCTGGCGATCCAGCCGGAGTTGTTCCCCACCGACTACCAGAGCCCCGAGCGCCTGCACCGCAAGCTTGCCGCCTACCTGCAACAGGCCCGGGACAAGGGCCTGGTGAATGCCAAGACCATCGTGGTGCTGCCGGAACACATCGGCACCTGGCTGATGGTCAGCGGCGAAAAGAACGAGCTGTACCAGGCCGTGTCCTTGAAAGAAGCAATGAACTGGCTGGCGGTGAGCAATCCACTGCCATTCCTCAAGGCCCTGATCAGCGCCAAAGGATCAAGCCGCCTGGCCGATGCGCACCTGCGCATGAAGGCGAAGAAGATGGCCAAGGAGTACCAGGTGCTGTTCGGCGGCCTGGCCCGGGAGTTCCAGGTGACCCTGGTGGCCGGCTCGATCATTCTGCCCGAGCCCAGCGTCAGCCAGGGCAGCCTGCAGATTGGTAGCGGCGCCCTGTACAACAGCAGCCTGGTGTTCGGCAGCGACGGCCTGCCTATCGGCCAGCCCCAGCGCCAGCTCTATCCCACCCATGCCGAGAGCGGCTATGTACGCGGCGATGCCGGACAGGGGGTGCAGGTCGTCGACACTCCCGCCGGGCGCCTCGGAGTGCTGATCGGCAGCGACAGCTGGTACCCGGACAACTATCGCCAGCTCAATAACCAGGGCGCCCAACTGGTCGCGGTCCCGGCCTTTGTCATGGGCCGCGATGGCTGGGAGCGACCCTGGCGCGGCTTCAAGAGCATCACCACCCCCAGCGAGGTCAGCCTCAAGCCGGAAGAAACCAGCGAGGGCGATGCCTGGCATCGCCTGACCCTCACCGCCCGCCCGCCCAGCAGCCTGGCCAGCGCCGGCGTCAGCGTATTCCTGCGTGGCCAGTTCTGGGACCAGCGCAGCAGCGGCCAGAGCTTCATCAATAGCCACGGCCAGACGTTTGCCGATCAGGGCACAACGGGCGCCCGCCTGCTGAACCTGTGGCTGTAA
- a CDS encoding AraC family transcriptional regulator: protein MKTTPMRLGDLSVGFVHSLADAVRSHGQDPTPLLEQYALDPARLGEAGARLSIPRYMRLGHGAIQLTGDPTLGLRMGRLSRLSQLGLAGVTAAQAPSVREAARCLTRFEALYGSNYRGQSSFHEDAGGAWLRFYSISPYNAYNRFVVDSIISGWLQQLSSLCGQTLLAEQIDIEFERPDYHDAYAILGPTPIQFAAEQNQLRLSQASLALRNPEHCPSTWRHLLQLCERELEQLTRTRSLRERIIQLLGPLLNGGREPDLEEVAMRLKLPTWTLRRKLAEEGTQFRAILNDTRRDLAMTYIRDTELAFGEIAYLLGFASAEAFQRAFKRWSGQTPGEFRRCHRQFG, encoded by the coding sequence ATGAAGACCACGCCAATGCGCCTGGGGGATCTGTCGGTGGGCTTTGTCCACAGCCTGGCGGACGCGGTCCGCAGCCACGGCCAGGACCCAACCCCCTTGCTCGAGCAATACGCCCTGGATCCCGCCCGACTGGGCGAAGCCGGAGCACGCCTGTCGATCCCCCGCTACATGCGCCTGGGCCACGGCGCGATCCAGCTCACCGGCGACCCGACCCTGGGTCTGCGCATGGGCCGTCTGAGTCGGCTGAGCCAGCTCGGTCTGGCCGGCGTCACAGCCGCCCAAGCCCCCAGTGTTCGTGAAGCGGCCCGTTGCCTGACGCGCTTCGAAGCGCTGTACGGCTCCAACTATCGCGGTCAGTCGAGCTTTCATGAAGATGCCGGCGGCGCCTGGCTGCGCTTCTATTCCATCAGCCCGTACAACGCCTACAACCGCTTCGTGGTGGACTCGATCATCTCCGGCTGGTTGCAACAGCTGTCCAGCCTCTGCGGTCAGACCCTGCTGGCCGAGCAGATCGACATCGAGTTCGAGCGCCCGGACTATCATGACGCCTACGCCATCCTCGGCCCCACGCCCATCCAGTTCGCCGCCGAACAGAACCAGTTGCGCCTGAGCCAGGCCAGCCTGGCCCTGCGCAATCCGGAACATTGTCCGAGCACCTGGCGGCATCTGCTGCAGTTATGCGAAAGGGAGCTGGAGCAACTGACCCGCACTCGCAGCCTGCGCGAGCGCATCATTCAATTGCTGGGACCTTTGCTCAATGGTGGCCGTGAGCCCGACCTGGAAGAAGTGGCGATGCGCCTGAAGCTGCCGACCTGGACGTTGCGGCGCAAGCTGGCGGAAGAAGGGACGCAGTTCCGGGCCATTCTCAATGACACCCGGCGCGACCTGGCCATGACCTATATTCGCGATACCGAACTGGCGTTCGGCGAGATTGCCTATCTGCTGGGCTTTGCTTCAGCCGAGGCGTTTCAGCGGGCCTTCAAGCGCTGGAGCGGCCAGACGCCAGGAGAGTTCCGCCGCTGCCACCGACAGTTCGGCTAA